One Brassica napus cultivar Da-Ae chromosome C2, Da-Ae, whole genome shotgun sequence DNA window includes the following coding sequences:
- the LOC106376730 gene encoding vacuolar iron transporter homolog 2, with product MDQERNMDIEKESSTTLDYSKRAQWLRAAVLGANDGLVSTASLMMGVGAVKHDVKVMILSGFAGMVAGACSMAIGEFVSVYSQYDIEVAQMERESGEVEKEKLPSPLQAAAASALAFSAGAIVPLLAAAFVKEYRVRIVAVVAAVTVALVVFGWLGATLGKAPAVRSSARVLFGGWLAMAVTFGLTKLIGLHGL from the coding sequence ATGGATCAAGAACGTAACATGGACATAGAGAAGGAATCATCAACAACCTTAGACTACTCCAAACGCGCTCAATGGCTACGCGCCGCCGTCCTCGGAGCCAACGACGGTCTTGTCTCCACCGCGTCGTTGATGATGGGAGTTGGAGCCGTGAAACACGACGTGAAGGTTATGATTCTCTCAGGATTCGCCGGAATGGTGGCCGGCGCTTGTAGCATGGCGATAGGAGAGTTTGTCTCCGTTTACTCTCAGTACGACATAGAGGTGGCtcagatggagagagagagtggtGAAGTGGAGAAAGAGAAGCTTCCTAGTCCACTACAAGCGGCCGCTGCGTCTGCGCTAGCGTTTTCCGCGGGTGCGATTGTGCCGCTTTTGGCGGCTGCGTTTGTGAAGGAGTATAGAGTGAGGATCGTTGCGGTTGTGGCAGCGGTTACTGTGGCGCTTGTGGTTTTTGGGTGGCTAGGAGCGACGTTAGGGAAGGCACCAGCGGTTAGGTCGTCGGCTAGGGTTTTGTTTGGAGGGTGGTTAGCTATGGCGGTTACGTTTGGGTTAACTAAGCTCATTGGGTTACATGGACTCTGA
- the LOC106376729 gene encoding eukaryotic translation initiation factor 5B: protein MGRKKPSARVGDDEPTASSLVVGGAKSKKKSVQIDDDEYSIGTELSEDPPKAEEEKVVITGKKKSKKGNKKGALQDDEEDDVVPEIAFEGKKKKKSKSKKGGGSVSFALLDDDEVDKDDEDDKVEDEPVISNKGKKGGNSFAASAFDALGDDDEDDEEAEKDEEEVYPITFSGKKKSSKSSKKSANSFAAALLDDDDEEETNAVEEEESPEIMFTGKKKSSKKKGSSVLASLGDDDSMLGNEVAEEISKDKSAEVVEPAKSKKKKKNKSGRTVQEEDDLDKLLAELGEGPASGKPASSQPEEDKVQAQAQPVAPVENAGEKEEEEESAAAKKRRKKKEKEKEKKAAAATSSVEAKEDKQEESVAEPLQGKKDAKGKAAEKKLPKHVREMQEALARRQEAEERKKKEEEEKLRKEEEERLRQEELERQAEEAKRKKKEKEKEKLLRKKLEGKLLTAKQKSEALKREAFKNQLLANGGGLPLADEGEPATKRPVYANKKKSARQKGNDSTSVQVEEEVDPKENHADEPDTLGEVGSAETEKVDLVESADTDEKSGTADVAAENGAEEDEEEDEWDAKSWGDDVDLKFKGDFDDEEDKAKPVVKKDMKDAVSKTQDSGPETVKPTAKPAGTENPTAPATKTLPGVDDAARGKRATRAKDASKKGKGLASSEPKEGEENLRSPICCIMGHVDTGKTKLLDCIRGTNVQEGEAGGITQQIGATYFPAENIRERTRELKADAKLKVPGLLVIDTPGHESFTNLRSRGSSLCDLAILVVDIMHGLEPQTIESLNLLRMRDTEFIVALNKMDRLYGWKTCKNAPIVKAMKQQTKDVVNEFNMRLTGIITQFKEQGLNTELYYKNKEMGETFSIVPTSAITGEGIPDLLLLLVNWAQKTMVEKLTYVDDVQCTVLEVKVIEGHGTTIDVVLVNGVLREGDQIVVCGLQGPIVTTIRALLTPHPMKELRVKGTYVHHKEIKAAQGIKITAQGLEHAIAGTALHVIGPDDDIEAIKEQAMEDMESVLSRIDKSGEGVYVQASTLGSLEALLEFLKSPAVKIPVSGIGIGPVHKKDIMKAGVMLERKKEYATILAFDVKVTTDARELADEMGVKIFCADIIYHLFDQFKAYIESIKEEKKKESADEAVFPCVLRILPNCVFNKRDPIVLGVDVVEGILKIGTPICVPSREFIDIGRIASIENNHKPVDYAKKGSQVAIKIIASNPEEQKMFGRHFDMEDELVSHISRRSIDILKTNYRDELSMEEWKIVVKLKNIFKIQ, encoded by the exons ATGGGGCGGAAGAAGCCGAGTGCTCGTGTTGGAGACGATGAACCCACTGCTTCATCTCTCGTTGTTGGTGGTGCTAAATCCAAGAAGAAATCCGTTCAAATCGACGACGATGAGTACTCCATAGGAACCGAGCTCTCTGAGGATCCGCCTAAAGCGGAGGAAGAGAAGGTTGTAATCActgggaagaagaagagtaaGAAAGGTAATAAGAAAGGTGCGCTTCAGGATGATGAGGAAGACGATGTTGTCCCGGAGATTGCTTTtgaagggaagaagaagaagaagtccaaGTCTAAGAAAGGTGGTGGCTCTGTTAGCTTTGCTTTGCTAGATGATGATGAAGTTGATaaggatgatgaagatgataaaGTGGAGGATGAGCCTGTCATAAGTAATAAGGGTAAGAAAGGTGGTAATTCGTTTGCGGCTTCAGCTTTTGATGCacttggtgatgatgatgaagatgacgaGGAAGCGGAAAAAGATGAGGAAGAGGTGTATCCCATCACCTTCTCTGGTAAGAAGAAGTCTTCTAAATCGTCCAAGAAGAGTGCTAATTCATTTGCGGCTGCTTtgcttgatgatgatgatgaagaggagACTAATGCCGTTGAGGAGGAAGAGAGTCCTGAGATCATGTTTACTGGTAAGAAGAAGTCGTCTAAGAAGAAGGGTAGTAGTGTTTTGGCCTCGTTAGGTGATGATGACTCGATGCTAGGAAATGAAGTTGCTGAGGAAATAAGTAAAGATAAGAGTGCAGAGGTTGTAGAACCTGCGAAGagtaagaaaaagaagaagaataaaagtGGAAGGACAGTACAGGAAGAGGATGATTTGGACAAACTTCTTGCAGAACTTGGAGAAGGCCCAGCTTCTGGAAAACCTGCTTCATCCCAGCCCGAAGAAGATAAAGTTCAAGCTCAGGCTCAGCCAGTTGCACCTGTAGAGAATGCTGgtgagaaggaagaagaagaagagagtgctGCAGCgaagaaaaggagaaagaagaaggagaaagagaaggaaaagaAAGCAGCAGCTGCAACCTCGTCTGTGGAGGCTAAGGAGGACAAACAAGAAGAATCAGTAGCTGAGCCACTGCAGGGGAAGAAGGATGCAAAGGGTAAAGCAGCTGAGAAGAAACTTCCTAAACATGTTAGAGAGATGCAAGAGGCTCTTGCACGAAGGCAAGAAgctgaagagagaaagaagaaggaagaggaagagaaattGAGAAAGGAGGAAGAGGAGCGTCTTAGGCAGGAAGAGCTTGAGAGGCAAGCTGAGGAGGCTAAGCgcaagaagaaggaaaaggaaaaggagaaacTTTTGAGGAAGAAGCTAGAGGGCAAGCTTCTAACAGCAAAGCAGAAGAGTGAAGCTCTCAAGAGGGAGGCTTTTAAGAACCAGTTGCTTGCTAATGGTGGAGGTCTCCCACTTGCAGATGAGGGTGAGCCTGCCACAAAGCGTCCCGTCTATGCCAACAAGAAAAAGTCAGCTCGCCAAAAGGGCAATGACTCTACCTCTGTTCAGGTGGAAGAGGAGGTAGACCCAAAAGAGAATcatgcagatgagccagatacTTTAGGTGAAGTGGGTTCAGCAGAAACTGAAAAGGTTGATTTAGTAGAGTCAGCAGACACTGATGAAAAATCAGGTACTGCTGATGTAGCTGCAGAGAATGGGGCTGAggaagatgaggaagaagatgaatggGATGCAAAAAGCTGGGGGGATGATGTTGATCTTAAGTTCAAAGGTGATTTCGATGATGAAGAGGACAAAGCTAAGCCTGTAGTGAAGAAAGATATGAAGGACGCTGTCTCAAAGACGCAAGATTCAG GCCCTGAAACGGTAAAACCAACTGCTAAACCAGCAGGTACGGAAAACCCAACAGCACCTGCCACTAAAACTTTGCCTGGAGTGGACGATGCTGCACGTGGAAAACGTGCTACCCGGGCAAAAGATGCCTCTAAGAAAGGCAAAGGCTTAGCTTCCAGTGAACCCAAAGAGGGTGAAGAAAATCTCCGCTCTCCCATTTGCTGCATCATGGGCCATGTCGATACTGGTAAAACAAAGCTGTTGGATTGCATCAGAGGAACAAATGTACAGGAAGGCGAGGCTGGAGGTATAACTCAGCAGATTGGCGCAACATATTTCCCTGCGGAAAACATCCGAGAGAGAACCAGGGAACTGAAAGCCGATGCAAAACTTAAGGTGCCAGGTCTATTGGTTATTGATACACCTGGTCACGAGTCCTTCACGAATCTGCGGTCAAGGGGTTCAAGTTTGTGCGACCTTGCAATTTTGGTGGTTGACATAATGCATGGGTTGGAGCCACAAACCATAGAATCTCTAAATCTATTGAGAATGAGGGACACGGAGTTCATTGTTGCTTTGAATAAG ATGGATAGGCTATATGGATGGAAAACATGCAAGAATGCTCCTATCGTAAAGGCAATGAAGCAGCAAACTAAAGATGTTGTAAATGAATTTAACATGAGGCTCACTGGG ATTATAACTCAGTTCAAGGAGCAAGGTCTCAACACTGAGCTTTACTACAAGAATAAAGAAATGGGAGAAACTTTCAGTATTGTTCCTACCAGTGCTATTAC CGGGGAAGGAATCCCAGATCTCTTGCTGTTGTTGGTTAATTGGGCTCAGAAAACAATGGTTGAGAAGCTTACATATGTTGACGACGTGCAG TGTACTGTCCTGGAGGTCAAAGTTATAGAAGGCCATGGAACAACGATTGATGTTGTGTTGGTAAACGGTGTACTTCGTGAAGGTGATCAAATCGTCGTGTGTGGGTTACAG GGACCTATAGTCACAACGATTAGAGCGTTACTGACTCCTCATCCAATGAAGGAGCTACGGGTGAAG GGTACTTATGTGCATCATAAAGAAATAAAGGCAGCCCAGGGTATTAAAATTACAGCCCAG GGCCTTGAACACGCTATTGCTGGCACTGCTCTGCATGTGATTGGACCTGATGATGACATCGAAGCAATTAAGGAGCAGGCAATGGAAGACATGGAGTCAGTTTTGAGCAGGATTGACAAAAGCGGCGAAGGAGTTTATGTACAAGCGTCTACACTAGGGTCACTTGAAGCGTTGCTTGAATTCTTGAAGTCCCCAGCTGTGAAGATACCTGTAAGTGGCATCGGTATAGGGCCTGTGCATAAGAAGGATATCATGAAGGCGGGAGTGATGCTCGAGAGAAAGAAGGAATACGCTACGATTTTGGCTTTTGACGTGAAAGTGACAACAGACGCTCGTGAGCTCGCAGACGAAATGGGAGTTAAGATCTTCTGCGCTGATATCATCTACCATTTGTTCGATCAGTTCAAGGCGTATATTGAGAGTAtcaaagaggagaagaagaaggaatcaGCAGATGAAGCAGTCTTCCCATGTGTCCTTCGGATTTTACCTAACTGTGTGTTCAATAAGAGAGACCCAATAGTCCTTGGAGTTGATGTCGTCGAGGGTATTCTTAAG aTTGGAACTCCCATCTGCGTCCCGAGTAGAGAGTTTATTGATATTGGGCGCATCGCCTCTATTGAGAACAACCACAAGCCTGTTGACTATGCGAAGAAGGGCAGCCAGGTGGCTATTAAG ATTATTGCTTCGAACCCTGAAGAGCAGAAGATGTTTGGGAGGCATTTTGACATGGAAGATGAGCTTGTGAGTCACATTTCGAGGAGATCTATCGACATTCTCAAAACTAACTACAGG GATGAGTTATCCATGGAAGAGTGGAAGATAGTTGTAAAACTGAAGAACATCTTCAAGATACAGTAG